GTCGGCCCCCGGCGCGGCCTCGCTTGAATTCGTCGAAAACAAGGGCCAGTGGGACGCCCGCGCCCGCTACGCGGCGGCGCTGCCCAGCGGCCGGCTGTTCCTCGAAAACGCGGCCCTCACCTACCTGTTCGTGGACCCCGCCGCGCTGCCCCGCCACCGCGGGGCCCCGGCCGAAACCGCCCCCGCCCTGCCCGGCGACCAAGTGGCGGGCCACGCCTACACCGTGCATTTTGAGGGAGCCAGCCGGCAGGCGCGCCCGGTGGCCACGGGCCCCACGGGCGAGGTGCGCAACTACTTGCAGGGCAGCGACCCGCGCCGCTGGGCCCGGGGCGTGGGCAGCTTCCGGCGGGTGCAGTACGCCGGGCTGTGGCCGGGCATCGACGCGGCGGTGTACGAAAACGCGGGCCAGCAGCTGGAGTACGACTTCGCCCTGGCCCCCGGCGCCGACGCCGCCCGCGTGGCGCTGCGCTACGAGGGCACGCAGGCCGTGGCCCTCGACGCTGCTACCGGCGACCTGGCCATTGCCACCGCCGTGGGCCGCGTGACGGAGCTAGCTCCCCAGGCCTGGCAAACCGACGCCCAGGGCCGCCGCCAGCCCGTGGCCTGCCGCTACACGCTGATTGGCAGCACGGTGCGCTTCGCCCTGGGGCCCTACGACCACCAACGGGCCCTGACCATCGACCCGAAAGTGGTGTTTTCGAGCTTCACCGGCGCCACCGACGACAACTGGGGCTTCACGGCCACCTACGGGCCGTCGGGCAACCTATTTTCGGGCGGCATTGCTTTTGGGCCCGGCTACCCAACCACGGTGGGCGCGTTCCAAACCAAGTTTGGGGCCCTGTGCGACGTGGCCCTCATCAAGTACAACACCCAGGTGAGCGGCCCGGCGGCGCGGGTCTGGGCCACGTACCTGGGCGGCAGCGGCACGGAGTTCCCGCATAGCCTGGTGACCAACGCCTTGGGTGAGCTGGTGGTGCTGGGCAGCACGGGCTCGCCCAACTTTCCCACCACCGCGGGGGCCCTGAGCCGGCGCTTCGGCGGGGGCACGGCCATCGAACCCTTTCAGGGCGGTGACGCCACCGAAATCTTGGCCAACGGGGCCGACATGTTCGTGGCCCGCCTCAGCGCCGACGGCGGCACGCTGCTGGCCGGCACCTACCTGGGCGGCAGCGGCAACGACGGCGTGCTCGACCCCGACCCGCGCGTGGCCGCCACCCAGCGCCTGGCGGCCAACTACGGCGAGGCCTTCCGCAGCGACGTGCTGCTCGACGGCGACGGCAACGTGTACGTGGCGGCCAACACCAACTCGCCCAACTTCCCCGGCCTGGGCACGGGCTTCAACGGCACCTACCGCGGCGGCACCTCCGACGGCGTGGTGTGCAAGCTGAACGCGGGCCTGAGCGCCGTGACCTGGGCCAGCCTGCTGGGCGGCAGCGGCGCCGACGCCGCGTACTCGGTGCAGCGCGACGCCGCCGGCCGGGTGTACGTGAGCGGCGGCACCACCAGCCCCAACTTCCCGGCCACCGCCGGGGCCTACCGCGCGGCCCGCCCGGGCGGCGTGGACGGCTTCGCGGCCCGCATCAGCGCCGACGGCCGCACCCTGGAGCGGGCCACCTACGTGGGCACGGCCGGCTACGACCAAGCCCAGTTTTTGCAGCTCGACGCGGCCGGCAACGCCTACTTGCTGGGCCAAACGCTGGGCGGCACCTTCCCCGTCACAGCCGGCCTGTACGCCAACGCGGGCAGCGGCCAGTTCATCCAGAAGCTGGACGCCGAACTGACGGCCAGCTTGTACAGCACCGTGTTTGGGTCGGGCGCGGGCATCAACCTGGTGCCCACGGCGTTCCTCGTCGACGATTGTGAGCGCATCTACGTGAGCGGCTGGGGCGGCGGCACCAACGCCGGCAACCTGGGCGGCAGCACCCGCGGCCTGCCCGTGACGGCCGACGCGGCCCAGCGCACCACCGACGGCTCCGATTTTTACCTGGCCGAGTTCCTGCCCGGCATGGTGGGGCTCGACTACGCGACGTTTTTTGGCGAGGCCGGCGGCCGCGGCGAGCACGTGGACGGCGGCACCTCGCGCTTCGACAAGCGCGGCATTGTGTACCAGGCCGTGTGCGGCGGCTGCGGCGGCACGTCGGGCTTCCCGGTGCCACCCGGCGCCAACACCTACACCAACCGCAACGGCAGCGTGAACTGCAACAACGCGGCCTTTAAGATGGACTTCCAGCCCGAAGTGGCCGACGCGGGGCCCCGGCGCGCCCTGTGCGCCAGCGGGGCCCCGGTGGCCCTGGGCGGCGCCCCCGGCGGCGGTGTGTGGAGCGGCCCGGGCGTGCAGCGCACCGCTGGCGGGGGCTACCAGTTTGTGCCCAGCGCGGCGGGCCCCGGCGCCTTCGTGCTGACCTACAAGGTGACCACCACGGGCATTTGCCAGGCCACGCTGCGGGTGCGCTACCAGGTGGCGCCGGCCACCGTGCCGGACTTTGCCCCGGTGGGGCCCCGGTGCGTGAGCAGCCCGGCCGTGACGCTGGTGGGGGCCCCGGCCGGCGGCACCTTCAGCGGACCGGGCGTGACGGGCAACACGTTTTCGCCCCAGGCGGCGGGCGCGGGCACCCACACCCTCACCTACACCGTGGCCGACTCGCTGGCCTGCGGCGCGGCCACCCAGCAGGTGGTCATCAGCAGCCCCGTGCAGGCGCGGGTGAGCCCCGACACCACGCTGTGCGCCGACCAGCTGCGGCCCTTCCAGCTGCGCGCCAACCCGGCCGGCGGCACTTGGAGCGGCACGGGCGTGAGCCCCGGCGGCCTCTTCACGCCGCCCAATACCCAGAACCGGGGCGGCGCGTTCGAGCTGACCTACGCCGTGACGCAGGGCGTGTGCCAGACCACCGCCACCCGCCGCGTCATCCTGGCCCCCGCCAGCCTCAGCGACGTGCCCCTAAACCTACCCGTGTGCGCCGCCGCGCCCCAATACGCCGGCCTCGCGCCCTTCGACTGCCCGATGACGCCGCTGCTGGCCGGCGGCACCTACAGCTGGGATTTTGGTGATGGCAGTCCCGTCAGCACCGAGGCCGCGCCTACGCACCGCTACGTGCAGGCCGGCACCTACCGCATCCGGCTCACGGCGCGCTACGCGGGGTGCGAGGTCATCACGCAGTTTGCGCCGGTGGAGGTGGGCGACGTGTTCGTGCCCAACGTCATCACCGCCAACGACGACCAGCTGAACGCCACCTTCCAGCCGCGCTTCACTTGCCAGCCGGCCAGCCTGAAAGTGTTTTCGCGCTGGGGCCAGGAGGTGTACACCACCGCCGACTACCACAACAACTGGGCGGCCGAAGGCCTGCCCGCCGGCCTCTACTACTACCTGCTGCGCGACGCCGACGACCGCCAAGTAAAGGGCTGGGTGCAGGTGGTACGGTAGGGCCCCAGGTTAGGCAGGCGTCGCTTGCCAACTGGCCTTTGTTGAACTGATAAAAGCTATAAACACGGTCATGCTGAACGCAGTGAAGCATCTCTACCGCAGCAGTAAACCTAATTACTTGCGCGGGAGAGATGCTTCACTGCGTTCAGCATGACCGTGTTTATTAACTCAATTAATCCAAACCGTCCCTGACCGAACCGCCCCCAAGCGCCGGGGGCCCTACCCCACCTCCACGGCCAGCCCGCGGGGCGCGCTTTTCTTCTTGGATTTGCGCGT
This genomic stretch from Hymenobacter sp. PAMC 26628 harbors:
- a CDS encoding DUF7948 domain-containing protein, with the protein product MKQRYLVYCGTLLLGAAALAPAPLAAAPRPAVAPRSAPGAASLEFVENKGQWDARARYAAALPSGRLFLENAALTYLFVDPAALPRHRGAPAETAPALPGDQVAGHAYTVHFEGASRQARPVATGPTGEVRNYLQGSDPRRWARGVGSFRRVQYAGLWPGIDAAVYENAGQQLEYDFALAPGADAARVALRYEGTQAVALDAATGDLAIATAVGRVTELAPQAWQTDAQGRRQPVACRYTLIGSTVRFALGPYDHQRALTIDPKVVFSSFTGATDDNWGFTATYGPSGNLFSGGIAFGPGYPTTVGAFQTKFGALCDVALIKYNTQVSGPAARVWATYLGGSGTEFPHSLVTNALGELVVLGSTGSPNFPTTAGALSRRFGGGTAIEPFQGGDATEILANGADMFVARLSADGGTLLAGTYLGGSGNDGVLDPDPRVAATQRLAANYGEAFRSDVLLDGDGNVYVAANTNSPNFPGLGTGFNGTYRGGTSDGVVCKLNAGLSAVTWASLLGGSGADAAYSVQRDAAGRVYVSGGTTSPNFPATAGAYRAARPGGVDGFAARISADGRTLERATYVGTAGYDQAQFLQLDAAGNAYLLGQTLGGTFPVTAGLYANAGSGQFIQKLDAELTASLYSTVFGSGAGINLVPTAFLVDDCERIYVSGWGGGTNAGNLGGSTRGLPVTADAAQRTTDGSDFYLAEFLPGMVGLDYATFFGEAGGRGEHVDGGTSRFDKRGIVYQAVCGGCGGTSGFPVPPGANTYTNRNGSVNCNNAAFKMDFQPEVADAGPRRALCASGAPVALGGAPGGGVWSGPGVQRTAGGGYQFVPSAAGPGAFVLTYKVTTTGICQATLRVRYQVAPATVPDFAPVGPRCVSSPAVTLVGAPAGGTFSGPGVTGNTFSPQAAGAGTHTLTYTVADSLACGAATQQVVISSPVQARVSPDTTLCADQLRPFQLRANPAGGTWSGTGVSPGGLFTPPNTQNRGGAFELTYAVTQGVCQTTATRRVILAPASLSDVPLNLPVCAAAPQYAGLAPFDCPMTPLLAGGTYSWDFGDGSPVSTEAAPTHRYVQAGTYRIRLTARYAGCEVITQFAPVEVGDVFVPNVITANDDQLNATFQPRFTCQPASLKVFSRWGQEVYTTADYHNNWAAEGLPAGLYYYLLRDADDRQVKGWVQVVR